In one window of Penaeus monodon isolate SGIC_2016 chromosome 36, NSTDA_Pmon_1, whole genome shotgun sequence DNA:
- the LOC119595727 gene encoding kelch-like protein 26 gives MTRSGGAAVAPRPLNTVQFEHPSHTGALLYGLNTLRSKGLLLDVTLIAGGEAFQAHRVVLASCSDYFRAMFTDEMRERCQSEICLNGVSAAGLQCLLEYAYTSRLCLNLANIQDVLSAAAHVQVLTVVEACSNYLQAQLDLDNCVDIATIAETYSLHGLRKRVYAFMSSHLHQFSKMADFQRLAVSQLLHLLSCDYPVDCSEAQVLLTVAGWLQHNPSERGRHAAALLQTLNLEEVPAAVLERAAHLSVLEGPLRAALRQTVPPLSPAPPTGLVNSRGLELAVVKVGGFSIAGITNEITYFMPSVGRWRHLTTIPHVEQCNYGTAVLNNELYVIGGCFNQSLQENIHPFGFRYNPQQNKWSTMAPMQRERCRFSLSVVSGQLYAVGGASEASDEGAAEDESPCEAYDPATDTWNPIAALPGARAQHAAAALNGLLYVSGGLEGDHVLDSCQVYDPSTGTWELRASLLTPRADHYCVTHSNCLFICGGWYEDEATNTRVLVDTIDCYDPSTDTWSVVSRVPTPRYHAGIVVISSRLYVIGGFHSDATFDRATGVIECYDLESGLWSVENAYPQDIWEHVCVPLYIPRCRDDMDVLAITK, from the exons ATGACGAGGAGCGGGGGGGCGGCGGTGGCTCCACGCCCGCTCAACACGGTGCAGTTCGAGCACCCTTCTCACACGGGCGCCCTGCTCTACGGCCTCAACACCCTGCGCTCCAAGGGCCTGCTGCTGGACGTCACCCTCATCGCCGGCGGGGAGGCATTCCAG GCCCACCGCGTCGTGCTGGCCTCCTGCAGCGACTACTTCCGCGCCATGTTCACCGACGAGATGCGCGAGCGGTGCCAGTCGGAGATCTGCCTGAACGGCGTGAGCGCGGCCGGCCTGCAGTGCCTGCTGGAGTACGCCTACACGAGCCGCCTCTGCCTCAATCTGGCCAACATCCAGGACGTGTTGTCGGCGGCCGCCCACGTGCAGGTGCTCACCGTGGTGGAGGCCTGCTCCAATTATCTCCAG GCTCAGCTTGACCTGGATAACTGCGTCGACATCGCAACGATCGCCGAGACATACTCTCTCCATGGCTTACGGAAGAGAGTGTATGCCTTCATGAGCTCTCACCTGCACCAGTTCAGCAAGATGGCGGACTTCCAGCGCCTGGCCGTGTCGCAGCTGTTGCATCTGCTGTCGTGCGACTACCCGGTGGACTGCAGCGAGGCGCAGGTCCTCCTCACCGTGGCGGGGTGGCTGCAGCACAACCCCTCCGAGCGCGGTCGCCACGCCGCGGCGCTCCTGCAGACGCTCAACCTGGAGGAGGTCCCCGCGGCGGTGCTGGAACGCGCGGCGCACCTGTCCGTGTTGGAGGGTCCGCTGCGAGCCGCCCTGCGCCAGACCGTGCCACCCCTGAGCCCCGCGCCGCCCACGGGGCTCGTCAACTCGAGGGGCCTGGAGCTGGCCGTCGTAAAAGTGGGCGGGTTCAGCATCGCCGGGATCACGAACGAGATCACGTACTTTATGCCGTCCGTGGGGCGCTGGCGGCACCTCACGACCATCCCGCACGTGGAGCAGTGTAACTATGGCACGGCGGTGCTGAACAATGAACTGTATGTGATTGGAGGATGTTTCAACCAGTCGCTGCAGGAGAACATCCACCCCTTCGGCTTCCGCTACAACCCCCAGCAGAACAAGTGGAGCACGATGGCCCCCATGCAACGGGAGCGGTGTCGCTTCTCGCTGAGCGTGGTGTCCGGGCAGCTGTATGCCGTGGGAGGAGCCAGCGAGGCCAGCGACGAAGGGGCAGCCGAGGACGAGAGCCCCTGCGAGGCCTACGACCCGGCGACCGACACCTGGAACCCCATCGCCGCGCTGCCCGGCGCCCGAGCGCAGCACGCGGCAGCGGCGCTCAACGGGCTGCTGTACGTGAGTGGGGGGCTCGAGGGTGACCACGTCCTAGACTCGTGCCAGGTGTACGACCCGAGCACGGGCACATGGGAGCTGCGCGCGTCCCTGCTCACGCCACGGGCGGACCACTACTGCGTCACGCACTCCAACTGCCTCTTCATCTGCGGCGGCTGGTACGAGGACGAGGCCACCAACACCAGAGTGTTAGTGGACACCATAGACTGCTACGACCCCTCGACAGACACGTGGTCGGTGGTGAGTCGCGTGCCCACGCCGCGGTACCACGCCGGCATCGTAGTCATCAGCTCGAGGCTCTACGTCATCGGAGGCTTTCACTCCGACGCGACTTTCGACCGCGCCACGGGAGTCATCGAGTGCTACGACCTCGAGAGTGGGCTGTGGAGTGTGGAGAACGCCTACCCACAGGACATTTGGGAGCACGTGTGCGTCCCCCTGTACATCCCTCGGTGTCGGGATGACATGGACGTCTTGGCCATTACGAAATAG